A region of Fusarium keratoplasticum isolate Fu6.1 chromosome 6, whole genome shotgun sequence DNA encodes the following proteins:
- a CDS encoding hypothetical protein (Expressed protein) has protein sequence MGLMDDYHSWQDVDMNGVQLDPAGRLKRYTGSKMLSPARITRRQQPKQFGLRSSPQRILNQNHETDERDLRVLLGYAADAWASKPLREHLSNIEVLHPPRFVCLEGKQMHRDELPIKFHLGVSIFDTRSLELLQKGEMDLEKAVESHHYLVHDPMFHPLNSIDFLCGTPEMATDPEIAEMLKKLCSPPNILVTYGPKREHRALKKLGLDLSRTYVFDISNMALSMFDIPYAMPLQWLLQRLEIPFDEELLHVAGNDAHFALRAMLMMVALDAEKHPTPRKVPTWVPTFKAIANAKLPDWDPQTQWSTQAWYREQEDRLRQRRDIEHRIAKERYEQKKGRRQHQEFVRGNEERKRYLEHLKARAAYLEELRATEEVAEA, from the coding sequence ATGGGCCTCATGGATGACTATCACAGCTGGCAAGACGTGGACATGAATGGCGTCCAGCTAGACCCAGCAGGTCGTTTAAAGCGCTACACCGGCTCGAAAATGCTTTCACCCGCTCGAATAACAAGGAGACAGCAACCCAAACAATTCGGTCTCCGTTCTTCTCCTCAGAGAATATTGAATCAGAACCACGAAACAGATGAGCGAGATCTCCGTGTGCTGCTCGGCTACGCCGCGGATGCGTGGGCATCGAAACCGTTGCGGGAACATCTCTCAAATATAGAGGTGCTTCACCCTCCAAGGTTTGTCTGCCTGGAAGGCAAGCAGATGCATCGTGACGAATTACCCATCAAGTTCCATTTGGGGGTATCCATATTCGATACAAGATCCCTGGAGCTCCTTCAAAAGGGTGAAATGGATCTAGAGAAAGCCGTGGAATCTCACCATTATCTGGTTCATGACCCAATGTTCCACCCCTTGAATAGTATCGACTTCTTGTGTGGAACCCCGGAGATGGCCACCGATCCTGAGATCGCGGAGATGCTCAAGAAACTGTGTTCACCGCCTAACATCCTCGTGACCTACGGGCCTAAGAGGGAGCACCGGGCGTTGAAAAAGCTGGGTTTAGACCTATCTCGCACATACGTCTTCGACATATCCAACATGGCCCTGAGTATGTTCGATATTCCCTACGCCATGCCCCTGCAGTGGCTGCTACAGAGACTAGAAATACCGTTCGACGAAGAGCTTCTACACGTGGCGGGCAACGACGCCCATTTCGCACTCCGAGCTATGCTCATGATGGTCGCCCTAGATGCAGAGAAGCACCCGACTCCTCGCAAAGTACCGACATGGGTGCCGACGTTTAAAGCAATTGCCAACGCCAAACTCCCTGATTGGGACCCTCAGACACAGTGGTCCACTCAGGCATGGTATCGCGAGCAAGAGGATCGCCTTCGTCAACGCAGAGACATAGAGCATCGCATTGCTAAAGAAAGATATGAACAGAAAAAAGGGCGacgacaacatcaagaatTTGTACGAGGCAatgaagagagaaaaaggtATCTTGAACATCTAAAAGCCCGGGCTGCTTATTTGGAGGAGTTGCGTGCTACTGAAGAAGTAGCGGAGGCTTGA